The following are encoded together in the Silurus meridionalis isolate SWU-2019-XX chromosome 2, ASM1480568v1, whole genome shotgun sequence genome:
- the slf2 gene encoding SMC5-SMC6 complex localization factor protein 2 isoform X1: MQSNLRQHITSMVNDIIPLGGPSRQRTDDKGRAHPVSQCSSQEIHKKNTHTLKPLNPLSRHTPSQKSSVVERGNRAAVTFTSGSTKGFSGSQQSLYNCYVPIQKVQLNNHHHLNNNGSYQSAVKKDAPLQRQGSYDKQKEFALALCKQLNENLKVERPVLQKGNTLHKMLSVQPPLSSSSISESNKQSAPPNSQRRQSLDRRVIQQSQQSVEKMDKPIDLDDISSSPSQDDVHVQAATPAGGRSLSLKRRRESSAERHGESKNLCQKESGFTPSSNSGSSSQISSSPKFIKCAFLKTSNAAVLTLSEKCSPALNNSPGDRIMASNHVAKQLFPEPRTDNHGLQTATLSTVVHETDHQKELMQRSTENKCPLGYSVTDGQCHSPSSTLIPKQEERCSPVSSGTSFSPDHKDRFKTISPLQQPEATLPSSQHSTGSHVAKTLTKGKKDEDEKEDLVWKDPLDLEFEEDVGLEICALSLSSSHSSEEDRLLSLQEILQHSARVPATPDKAAFSEPSTPGIKVSAEDLKKKATSYKNTLDQMLKEKEQNLKSKELEMQLLQTCKEDLLKLEEEDENTEEGLSHEQKEFLQRFSVTSCVIRDIHPGEEVFTLTNSGRLFNQQSLDLRKMGVTPNNRAQQTLLQAHSEQLLLLLSAGLFRRAYSSSPCQPQVTRWLFQMMSVHPNPIVSAQILQTLMHIALSAAQQIVEKSNKKYEVWVPSIQDVALVFLNMGVPFVSLFPLEDLQPPFNEGDLLESMEIQPDGPKSEKGGGTFPEHNFENIIKYLALCTALCPRVYGDEELLLMLTVVLRVSLETRLQLLPTGDLSCLLQHLLNNMTNWEMQLARVCQAITNLSEDHHNLRRLVQLLPHSGRGKQLRRHVSVSIISKLLNHRCTYTPSCTEFQLSDLRCYLPRMRPSLLLKGLIAAKTTEPQETDDCSTNPDQQAYYLCYSLLALTNEASNFEFLPSKQRNELLLLSAELEKHIKCDIRESEKMLYRSKVKDFVARIYTKWQVLLQRSRPQEGKLYDYWKPLPEDETPKNKTIELTEQEDTEESLSEESDMDQSDEKECTEEEDEVPMESEEKLEDSAEKIQEETEELHMVSCKIKDKQTLINLNDKDTDEAKDDTATNHKHKQNQLLGESSEGSVENEEDKNPIYLMRSSSLSLSTDPSEEEELLKDDGSLNRNGELSDGENDEPEKLELLGEHADVLEKTYNLLFDE, encoded by the exons ATGCAAAGTAACCTCAGGCAGCACATCACCTCTATGG TGAATGACATTATTCCACTTGGTGGTCCATCACGTCAAAGAACCGACGATAAAGGAAGAGCTCACCCAGTGTCCCAATGCTCATCTCAGGAGATACATAaaaagaatacacacacacttaagccTTTAAACCCACTCTCACGACATACGCCTTCTCAGAAATCTTCTGTGGTGGAGAGAGGGAATAGAGCTGCTGTGACATTTACTTCAGGCTCTACGAAGGGTTTTTCAGGAAGCCAGCAGAGTCTCTACAATTGTTATGTACCAATACAAAAAGTACAATTgaacaaccaccaccacctaaATAATAATGGATCATACCAGTCTGCTGTTAAAAAGGATGCACCTTTACAAAGGCAGGGCTCCTATGACAAACAGAAAGAATTTGCCCTTGCTTTATGTAAGCAGCTGAATGAGAATTTGAAG GTTGAAAGGCCTGTGCTGCAGAAAGGGAATACTTTGCATAAGATGCTTTCTGTTCAGCCTCCTCTCAGTTCCTCTTCTATATCTGAGAGCAACAAACAGTCAGCCCCACCAAACTCTCAGAGAAGACAAAGTCTTGACCGTAGGGTGATTCAGCAAAGTCAGCAGTCTGTTGAGAAGATGGACAAGCCAATTGATTTGGATGACATCTCATCTTCACCTAGTCag GATGATGTGCATGTGCAGGCAGCTACACCAG CAGGTGGCAGATCTTTATCTTTGAAAAGACGAAGAGAATCCAGTGCAGAACGACATGGAGAGAGCAAGAATTTGTGTCAAAAAGAAAGTGGATTTACCCCATCTTCTAATAGTGGCAGCTCTTCCCAAATTAGCTCATCGCCAAAGTTTATCAAATGTGCCTTCTTGAAGACAAGTAATGCAGCTGTGCTGACTTTAAGTGAGAAATGCTCCCCAGCATTAAATAATAGTCCTGGAGACAGAATAATGGCTTCAAACCATGTAGCTAAACAGCTTTTTCCAGAACCAAGGACAGACAATCATGGACTCCAGACTGCAACTCTGAGCACTGTGGTCCATGAAACAGATCATCAGAAAGAACTGATGCAAAGATCTACGGAAAACAAATGTCCTTTAGGTTACTCAGTCACTGATGGCCAATGCCACTCACCTTCTAGTACACTTATCCCAAAACAGGAAGAAAGGTGTTCGCCTGTTTCCTCAGGCACAAGTTTTTCACCAGACCATAAGGATCGGTTTAAAACCATCTCTCCTCTCCAGCAACCAGAAGCTACTTTACCCAGCTCTCAGCACAGCACAGGCTCACACGTGGCAAAAACCCTTACCAAAGGCAAGAAGGATGAAGATGAGAAGGAAGACCTGGTGTGGAAGGATCCTCTGGATTTGGAGTTTGAGGAAGATGTGGGGTTGGAGATCTGTGCTCTTAGCCTCAGCAGCAGCCATAGTAGTGAGGAGGACCGTCTGCTGTCTTTGCAGGAGATCCTGCAGCACAGTGCCCGTGTGCCTGCCACTCCAGATAAGGCGGCATTCTCCGAGCCCAGCACTCCAGGCATTAAAGTTTCT GCAGAGGATCTTAAAAAGAAGGCTACAAGTTACAAGAACACGCTGGATCAAATGCTGAAAGAGAAGGAGCAAAATCTGAA ATCTAAGGAGCTGGAAATGCAGCTGCTTCAAACTTGTAAAGAAGACCTGTTAAAATTGGAAGAAGAGGATGAAAATACAGAAGAAGGACTTTCACATGAACAGAA GGAATTCTTACAGAGATTCTCAGTTACCTCATGTGTCATAAGAGACATCCACCCTGGAGAGGAAGTATTCACTCTCACCAACTCTGGCCGACTCTTTAACCAACAGAGTCTGGACTTAAGGAAGATGGGTGTTACACCAAACAACAGAGCACAGCAGACTCTGCTACA AGCACATTCAGAGCAGCTTCTGTTGCTGCTGAGTGCAGGCTTGTTTAGAAGAGCATACTCATCCTCCCCCTGCCAGCCTCAGGTGACCCGCTGGCTTTTTCAG ATGATGTCAGTCCACCCAAACCCCATCGTGTCTGCACAGATTCTTCAAACTTTGATGCACATTGCCTTATCTGCTGCTCAACAAATAG tggaGAAAAGCAATAAGAAGTACGAGGTGTGGGTGCCCAGCATTCAAGATGTTGCATTGGTCTTCCTCAACATGGGTGTGCCGTTTGTCAGTTTGTTTCCATTGGAGGATCTACAACCCCCCTTTAATGAGGGAGATCTGCT AGAGAGTATGGAAATCCAGCCTGATGGACCAAAAAGTGAGAAAGGTGGTGGCACATTTCCAGAGCACAATTTTGAGAACATTATTAag TACCTGGCACTATGTACAGCCCTGTGTCCAAGGGTGTATGGTGATGAGGAGCTGCTCCTGATGTTGACAGTGGTGTTAAGAGTCAGTCTAGAGACACGTTTACAGCTGCTGCCCACTGGAGACCTCAGCTGCCTGCTACAGCACCTCCTGAACAACATGACAAACTGGGAAATGCAG ttggcTCGTGTTTGCCAGGCCATCACTAATTTGAGTGAGGATCACCACAACCTCAGACGTCTGGTACAGCTTCTACCTCACAGTGGCCGAGGAAA GCAATTGAGGAGACATGTGAGCGTGTCGATCATCTCTAAACTGTTAAACCACAGATGCACTTATACACCTTCATGCACAGAATTTCAG CTCTCTGATCTGAGATGTTACCTGCCTCGAATGCGCCCTTCACTGCTGTTAAAGGGCTTAATAGCTGCAAAGACCACAGAGCCACAGGAGACTGATGACTGTTCCACCAATCCAGACCAACAG GCTTATTACCTCTGCTATAGCCTTTTGGCTTTGACAAACGAAGCTTCCAATTTTGAGTTTTTGCCATCGAAACAGAGA AACGAACTGCTGCTACTGTCTGCTGAACTTGAGAAACACATTAAATGTGACATCAGGGAGAGCGAGAAAATGCTTTACAGGAGTAAG gtGAAAGACTTTGTTGCTCGAATATACACCAAATGGCAGGTGCTTCTCCAGAGATCAAGACCACAGGAG GGAAAGCTTTATGATTACTGGAAACCTCTTCCTGAGGACGAAACacccaaaaataaaacaatcgaATTGACTGAGCAGGAAGACACCGAAGAGTCACTGAGTGAGGAGTCAGACATGGACCAATCTGATGAGAAAGAGTGCacagaggaggaagatgaagtACCAATGGAGAGTGAGGAAAAGCTAGAGGACAGTGCTGAAAAGATTCAAGAGGAGACTGAAGAATTACATATGGTTTCgtgtaaaataaaagacaaacaaacttTAATAAACCTGAATGACAAAGATACAGATGAGGCAAAAGATGACACAGCAAcaaatcacaaacacaaacaaaaccaacTATTAGGAGAAAGTTCGGAAGGGTCAGTAGAGAACGAAGAGGATAAAAACCCCATTTATTTAATGAGGTCTTCATCCTTGTCGCTCTCTACTGACCCTTCCGAAGAAGAAGAGCTTCTTAAAGATGACGGTTCTCTAAATAGAAATGGAGAACTTTCAGACGGAGAAAACGATGAGCCTGAGAAACTAGAGCTTTTAGGCGAGCATGCAGATGTGTTGGAGAAAACATATAATTTGCTCTTTGATGAATAG
- the slf2 gene encoding SMC5-SMC6 complex localization factor protein 2 isoform X2 — MQSNLRQHITSMVNDIIPLGGPSRQRTDDKGRAHPVSQCSSQEIHKKNTHTLKPLNPLSRHTPSQKSSVVERGNRAAVTFTSGSTKGFSGSQQSLYNCYVPIQKVQLNNHHHLNNNGSYQSAVKKDAPLQRQGSYDKQKEFALALCKQLNENLKVERPVLQKGNTLHKMLSVQPPLSSSSISESNKQSAPPNSQRRQSLDRRVIQQSQQSVEKMDKPIDLDDISSSPSQDDVHVQAATPGGRSLSLKRRRESSAERHGESKNLCQKESGFTPSSNSGSSSQISSSPKFIKCAFLKTSNAAVLTLSEKCSPALNNSPGDRIMASNHVAKQLFPEPRTDNHGLQTATLSTVVHETDHQKELMQRSTENKCPLGYSVTDGQCHSPSSTLIPKQEERCSPVSSGTSFSPDHKDRFKTISPLQQPEATLPSSQHSTGSHVAKTLTKGKKDEDEKEDLVWKDPLDLEFEEDVGLEICALSLSSSHSSEEDRLLSLQEILQHSARVPATPDKAAFSEPSTPGIKVSAEDLKKKATSYKNTLDQMLKEKEQNLKSKELEMQLLQTCKEDLLKLEEEDENTEEGLSHEQKEFLQRFSVTSCVIRDIHPGEEVFTLTNSGRLFNQQSLDLRKMGVTPNNRAQQTLLQAHSEQLLLLLSAGLFRRAYSSSPCQPQVTRWLFQMMSVHPNPIVSAQILQTLMHIALSAAQQIVEKSNKKYEVWVPSIQDVALVFLNMGVPFVSLFPLEDLQPPFNEGDLLESMEIQPDGPKSEKGGGTFPEHNFENIIKYLALCTALCPRVYGDEELLLMLTVVLRVSLETRLQLLPTGDLSCLLQHLLNNMTNWEMQLARVCQAITNLSEDHHNLRRLVQLLPHSGRGKQLRRHVSVSIISKLLNHRCTYTPSCTEFQLSDLRCYLPRMRPSLLLKGLIAAKTTEPQETDDCSTNPDQQAYYLCYSLLALTNEASNFEFLPSKQRNELLLLSAELEKHIKCDIRESEKMLYRSKVKDFVARIYTKWQVLLQRSRPQEGKLYDYWKPLPEDETPKNKTIELTEQEDTEESLSEESDMDQSDEKECTEEEDEVPMESEEKLEDSAEKIQEETEELHMVSCKIKDKQTLINLNDKDTDEAKDDTATNHKHKQNQLLGESSEGSVENEEDKNPIYLMRSSSLSLSTDPSEEEELLKDDGSLNRNGELSDGENDEPEKLELLGEHADVLEKTYNLLFDE; from the exons ATGCAAAGTAACCTCAGGCAGCACATCACCTCTATGG TGAATGACATTATTCCACTTGGTGGTCCATCACGTCAAAGAACCGACGATAAAGGAAGAGCTCACCCAGTGTCCCAATGCTCATCTCAGGAGATACATAaaaagaatacacacacacttaagccTTTAAACCCACTCTCACGACATACGCCTTCTCAGAAATCTTCTGTGGTGGAGAGAGGGAATAGAGCTGCTGTGACATTTACTTCAGGCTCTACGAAGGGTTTTTCAGGAAGCCAGCAGAGTCTCTACAATTGTTATGTACCAATACAAAAAGTACAATTgaacaaccaccaccacctaaATAATAATGGATCATACCAGTCTGCTGTTAAAAAGGATGCACCTTTACAAAGGCAGGGCTCCTATGACAAACAGAAAGAATTTGCCCTTGCTTTATGTAAGCAGCTGAATGAGAATTTGAAG GTTGAAAGGCCTGTGCTGCAGAAAGGGAATACTTTGCATAAGATGCTTTCTGTTCAGCCTCCTCTCAGTTCCTCTTCTATATCTGAGAGCAACAAACAGTCAGCCCCACCAAACTCTCAGAGAAGACAAAGTCTTGACCGTAGGGTGATTCAGCAAAGTCAGCAGTCTGTTGAGAAGATGGACAAGCCAATTGATTTGGATGACATCTCATCTTCACCTAGTCag GATGATGTGCATGTGCAGGCAGCTACACCAG GTGGCAGATCTTTATCTTTGAAAAGACGAAGAGAATCCAGTGCAGAACGACATGGAGAGAGCAAGAATTTGTGTCAAAAAGAAAGTGGATTTACCCCATCTTCTAATAGTGGCAGCTCTTCCCAAATTAGCTCATCGCCAAAGTTTATCAAATGTGCCTTCTTGAAGACAAGTAATGCAGCTGTGCTGACTTTAAGTGAGAAATGCTCCCCAGCATTAAATAATAGTCCTGGAGACAGAATAATGGCTTCAAACCATGTAGCTAAACAGCTTTTTCCAGAACCAAGGACAGACAATCATGGACTCCAGACTGCAACTCTGAGCACTGTGGTCCATGAAACAGATCATCAGAAAGAACTGATGCAAAGATCTACGGAAAACAAATGTCCTTTAGGTTACTCAGTCACTGATGGCCAATGCCACTCACCTTCTAGTACACTTATCCCAAAACAGGAAGAAAGGTGTTCGCCTGTTTCCTCAGGCACAAGTTTTTCACCAGACCATAAGGATCGGTTTAAAACCATCTCTCCTCTCCAGCAACCAGAAGCTACTTTACCCAGCTCTCAGCACAGCACAGGCTCACACGTGGCAAAAACCCTTACCAAAGGCAAGAAGGATGAAGATGAGAAGGAAGACCTGGTGTGGAAGGATCCTCTGGATTTGGAGTTTGAGGAAGATGTGGGGTTGGAGATCTGTGCTCTTAGCCTCAGCAGCAGCCATAGTAGTGAGGAGGACCGTCTGCTGTCTTTGCAGGAGATCCTGCAGCACAGTGCCCGTGTGCCTGCCACTCCAGATAAGGCGGCATTCTCCGAGCCCAGCACTCCAGGCATTAAAGTTTCT GCAGAGGATCTTAAAAAGAAGGCTACAAGTTACAAGAACACGCTGGATCAAATGCTGAAAGAGAAGGAGCAAAATCTGAA ATCTAAGGAGCTGGAAATGCAGCTGCTTCAAACTTGTAAAGAAGACCTGTTAAAATTGGAAGAAGAGGATGAAAATACAGAAGAAGGACTTTCACATGAACAGAA GGAATTCTTACAGAGATTCTCAGTTACCTCATGTGTCATAAGAGACATCCACCCTGGAGAGGAAGTATTCACTCTCACCAACTCTGGCCGACTCTTTAACCAACAGAGTCTGGACTTAAGGAAGATGGGTGTTACACCAAACAACAGAGCACAGCAGACTCTGCTACA AGCACATTCAGAGCAGCTTCTGTTGCTGCTGAGTGCAGGCTTGTTTAGAAGAGCATACTCATCCTCCCCCTGCCAGCCTCAGGTGACCCGCTGGCTTTTTCAG ATGATGTCAGTCCACCCAAACCCCATCGTGTCTGCACAGATTCTTCAAACTTTGATGCACATTGCCTTATCTGCTGCTCAACAAATAG tggaGAAAAGCAATAAGAAGTACGAGGTGTGGGTGCCCAGCATTCAAGATGTTGCATTGGTCTTCCTCAACATGGGTGTGCCGTTTGTCAGTTTGTTTCCATTGGAGGATCTACAACCCCCCTTTAATGAGGGAGATCTGCT AGAGAGTATGGAAATCCAGCCTGATGGACCAAAAAGTGAGAAAGGTGGTGGCACATTTCCAGAGCACAATTTTGAGAACATTATTAag TACCTGGCACTATGTACAGCCCTGTGTCCAAGGGTGTATGGTGATGAGGAGCTGCTCCTGATGTTGACAGTGGTGTTAAGAGTCAGTCTAGAGACACGTTTACAGCTGCTGCCCACTGGAGACCTCAGCTGCCTGCTACAGCACCTCCTGAACAACATGACAAACTGGGAAATGCAG ttggcTCGTGTTTGCCAGGCCATCACTAATTTGAGTGAGGATCACCACAACCTCAGACGTCTGGTACAGCTTCTACCTCACAGTGGCCGAGGAAA GCAATTGAGGAGACATGTGAGCGTGTCGATCATCTCTAAACTGTTAAACCACAGATGCACTTATACACCTTCATGCACAGAATTTCAG CTCTCTGATCTGAGATGTTACCTGCCTCGAATGCGCCCTTCACTGCTGTTAAAGGGCTTAATAGCTGCAAAGACCACAGAGCCACAGGAGACTGATGACTGTTCCACCAATCCAGACCAACAG GCTTATTACCTCTGCTATAGCCTTTTGGCTTTGACAAACGAAGCTTCCAATTTTGAGTTTTTGCCATCGAAACAGAGA AACGAACTGCTGCTACTGTCTGCTGAACTTGAGAAACACATTAAATGTGACATCAGGGAGAGCGAGAAAATGCTTTACAGGAGTAAG gtGAAAGACTTTGTTGCTCGAATATACACCAAATGGCAGGTGCTTCTCCAGAGATCAAGACCACAGGAG GGAAAGCTTTATGATTACTGGAAACCTCTTCCTGAGGACGAAACacccaaaaataaaacaatcgaATTGACTGAGCAGGAAGACACCGAAGAGTCACTGAGTGAGGAGTCAGACATGGACCAATCTGATGAGAAAGAGTGCacagaggaggaagatgaagtACCAATGGAGAGTGAGGAAAAGCTAGAGGACAGTGCTGAAAAGATTCAAGAGGAGACTGAAGAATTACATATGGTTTCgtgtaaaataaaagacaaacaaacttTAATAAACCTGAATGACAAAGATACAGATGAGGCAAAAGATGACACAGCAAcaaatcacaaacacaaacaaaaccaacTATTAGGAGAAAGTTCGGAAGGGTCAGTAGAGAACGAAGAGGATAAAAACCCCATTTATTTAATGAGGTCTTCATCCTTGTCGCTCTCTACTGACCCTTCCGAAGAAGAAGAGCTTCTTAAAGATGACGGTTCTCTAAATAGAAATGGAGAACTTTCAGACGGAGAAAACGATGAGCCTGAGAAACTAGAGCTTTTAGGCGAGCATGCAGATGTGTTGGAGAAAACATATAATTTGCTCTTTGATGAATAG
- the slf2 gene encoding SMC5-SMC6 complex localization factor protein 2 isoform X3 produces the protein MHGKVNDIIPLGGPSRQRTDDKGRAHPVSQCSSQEIHKKNTHTLKPLNPLSRHTPSQKSSVVERGNRAAVTFTSGSTKGFSGSQQSLYNCYVPIQKVQLNNHHHLNNNGSYQSAVKKDAPLQRQGSYDKQKEFALALCKQLNENLKVERPVLQKGNTLHKMLSVQPPLSSSSISESNKQSAPPNSQRRQSLDRRVIQQSQQSVEKMDKPIDLDDISSSPSQDDVHVQAATPAGGRSLSLKRRRESSAERHGESKNLCQKESGFTPSSNSGSSSQISSSPKFIKCAFLKTSNAAVLTLSEKCSPALNNSPGDRIMASNHVAKQLFPEPRTDNHGLQTATLSTVVHETDHQKELMQRSTENKCPLGYSVTDGQCHSPSSTLIPKQEERCSPVSSGTSFSPDHKDRFKTISPLQQPEATLPSSQHSTGSHVAKTLTKGKKDEDEKEDLVWKDPLDLEFEEDVGLEICALSLSSSHSSEEDRLLSLQEILQHSARVPATPDKAAFSEPSTPGIKVSAEDLKKKATSYKNTLDQMLKEKEQNLKSKELEMQLLQTCKEDLLKLEEEDENTEEGLSHEQKEFLQRFSVTSCVIRDIHPGEEVFTLTNSGRLFNQQSLDLRKMGVTPNNRAQQTLLQAHSEQLLLLLSAGLFRRAYSSSPCQPQVTRWLFQMMSVHPNPIVSAQILQTLMHIALSAAQQIVEKSNKKYEVWVPSIQDVALVFLNMGVPFVSLFPLEDLQPPFNEGDLLESMEIQPDGPKSEKGGGTFPEHNFENIIKYLALCTALCPRVYGDEELLLMLTVVLRVSLETRLQLLPTGDLSCLLQHLLNNMTNWEMQLARVCQAITNLSEDHHNLRRLVQLLPHSGRGKQLRRHVSVSIISKLLNHRCTYTPSCTEFQLSDLRCYLPRMRPSLLLKGLIAAKTTEPQETDDCSTNPDQQAYYLCYSLLALTNEASNFEFLPSKQRNELLLLSAELEKHIKCDIRESEKMLYRSKVKDFVARIYTKWQVLLQRSRPQEGKLYDYWKPLPEDETPKNKTIELTEQEDTEESLSEESDMDQSDEKECTEEEDEVPMESEEKLEDSAEKIQEETEELHMVSCKIKDKQTLINLNDKDTDEAKDDTATNHKHKQNQLLGESSEGSVENEEDKNPIYLMRSSSLSLSTDPSEEEELLKDDGSLNRNGELSDGENDEPEKLELLGEHADVLEKTYNLLFDE, from the exons ATGCATGGCAAGG TGAATGACATTATTCCACTTGGTGGTCCATCACGTCAAAGAACCGACGATAAAGGAAGAGCTCACCCAGTGTCCCAATGCTCATCTCAGGAGATACATAaaaagaatacacacacacttaagccTTTAAACCCACTCTCACGACATACGCCTTCTCAGAAATCTTCTGTGGTGGAGAGAGGGAATAGAGCTGCTGTGACATTTACTTCAGGCTCTACGAAGGGTTTTTCAGGAAGCCAGCAGAGTCTCTACAATTGTTATGTACCAATACAAAAAGTACAATTgaacaaccaccaccacctaaATAATAATGGATCATACCAGTCTGCTGTTAAAAAGGATGCACCTTTACAAAGGCAGGGCTCCTATGACAAACAGAAAGAATTTGCCCTTGCTTTATGTAAGCAGCTGAATGAGAATTTGAAG GTTGAAAGGCCTGTGCTGCAGAAAGGGAATACTTTGCATAAGATGCTTTCTGTTCAGCCTCCTCTCAGTTCCTCTTCTATATCTGAGAGCAACAAACAGTCAGCCCCACCAAACTCTCAGAGAAGACAAAGTCTTGACCGTAGGGTGATTCAGCAAAGTCAGCAGTCTGTTGAGAAGATGGACAAGCCAATTGATTTGGATGACATCTCATCTTCACCTAGTCag GATGATGTGCATGTGCAGGCAGCTACACCAG CAGGTGGCAGATCTTTATCTTTGAAAAGACGAAGAGAATCCAGTGCAGAACGACATGGAGAGAGCAAGAATTTGTGTCAAAAAGAAAGTGGATTTACCCCATCTTCTAATAGTGGCAGCTCTTCCCAAATTAGCTCATCGCCAAAGTTTATCAAATGTGCCTTCTTGAAGACAAGTAATGCAGCTGTGCTGACTTTAAGTGAGAAATGCTCCCCAGCATTAAATAATAGTCCTGGAGACAGAATAATGGCTTCAAACCATGTAGCTAAACAGCTTTTTCCAGAACCAAGGACAGACAATCATGGACTCCAGACTGCAACTCTGAGCACTGTGGTCCATGAAACAGATCATCAGAAAGAACTGATGCAAAGATCTACGGAAAACAAATGTCCTTTAGGTTACTCAGTCACTGATGGCCAATGCCACTCACCTTCTAGTACACTTATCCCAAAACAGGAAGAAAGGTGTTCGCCTGTTTCCTCAGGCACAAGTTTTTCACCAGACCATAAGGATCGGTTTAAAACCATCTCTCCTCTCCAGCAACCAGAAGCTACTTTACCCAGCTCTCAGCACAGCACAGGCTCACACGTGGCAAAAACCCTTACCAAAGGCAAGAAGGATGAAGATGAGAAGGAAGACCTGGTGTGGAAGGATCCTCTGGATTTGGAGTTTGAGGAAGATGTGGGGTTGGAGATCTGTGCTCTTAGCCTCAGCAGCAGCCATAGTAGTGAGGAGGACCGTCTGCTGTCTTTGCAGGAGATCCTGCAGCACAGTGCCCGTGTGCCTGCCACTCCAGATAAGGCGGCATTCTCCGAGCCCAGCACTCCAGGCATTAAAGTTTCT GCAGAGGATCTTAAAAAGAAGGCTACAAGTTACAAGAACACGCTGGATCAAATGCTGAAAGAGAAGGAGCAAAATCTGAA ATCTAAGGAGCTGGAAATGCAGCTGCTTCAAACTTGTAAAGAAGACCTGTTAAAATTGGAAGAAGAGGATGAAAATACAGAAGAAGGACTTTCACATGAACAGAA GGAATTCTTACAGAGATTCTCAGTTACCTCATGTGTCATAAGAGACATCCACCCTGGAGAGGAAGTATTCACTCTCACCAACTCTGGCCGACTCTTTAACCAACAGAGTCTGGACTTAAGGAAGATGGGTGTTACACCAAACAACAGAGCACAGCAGACTCTGCTACA AGCACATTCAGAGCAGCTTCTGTTGCTGCTGAGTGCAGGCTTGTTTAGAAGAGCATACTCATCCTCCCCCTGCCAGCCTCAGGTGACCCGCTGGCTTTTTCAG ATGATGTCAGTCCACCCAAACCCCATCGTGTCTGCACAGATTCTTCAAACTTTGATGCACATTGCCTTATCTGCTGCTCAACAAATAG tggaGAAAAGCAATAAGAAGTACGAGGTGTGGGTGCCCAGCATTCAAGATGTTGCATTGGTCTTCCTCAACATGGGTGTGCCGTTTGTCAGTTTGTTTCCATTGGAGGATCTACAACCCCCCTTTAATGAGGGAGATCTGCT AGAGAGTATGGAAATCCAGCCTGATGGACCAAAAAGTGAGAAAGGTGGTGGCACATTTCCAGAGCACAATTTTGAGAACATTATTAag TACCTGGCACTATGTACAGCCCTGTGTCCAAGGGTGTATGGTGATGAGGAGCTGCTCCTGATGTTGACAGTGGTGTTAAGAGTCAGTCTAGAGACACGTTTACAGCTGCTGCCCACTGGAGACCTCAGCTGCCTGCTACAGCACCTCCTGAACAACATGACAAACTGGGAAATGCAG ttggcTCGTGTTTGCCAGGCCATCACTAATTTGAGTGAGGATCACCACAACCTCAGACGTCTGGTACAGCTTCTACCTCACAGTGGCCGAGGAAA GCAATTGAGGAGACATGTGAGCGTGTCGATCATCTCTAAACTGTTAAACCACAGATGCACTTATACACCTTCATGCACAGAATTTCAG CTCTCTGATCTGAGATGTTACCTGCCTCGAATGCGCCCTTCACTGCTGTTAAAGGGCTTAATAGCTGCAAAGACCACAGAGCCACAGGAGACTGATGACTGTTCCACCAATCCAGACCAACAG GCTTATTACCTCTGCTATAGCCTTTTGGCTTTGACAAACGAAGCTTCCAATTTTGAGTTTTTGCCATCGAAACAGAGA AACGAACTGCTGCTACTGTCTGCTGAACTTGAGAAACACATTAAATGTGACATCAGGGAGAGCGAGAAAATGCTTTACAGGAGTAAG gtGAAAGACTTTGTTGCTCGAATATACACCAAATGGCAGGTGCTTCTCCAGAGATCAAGACCACAGGAG GGAAAGCTTTATGATTACTGGAAACCTCTTCCTGAGGACGAAACacccaaaaataaaacaatcgaATTGACTGAGCAGGAAGACACCGAAGAGTCACTGAGTGAGGAGTCAGACATGGACCAATCTGATGAGAAAGAGTGCacagaggaggaagatgaagtACCAATGGAGAGTGAGGAAAAGCTAGAGGACAGTGCTGAAAAGATTCAAGAGGAGACTGAAGAATTACATATGGTTTCgtgtaaaataaaagacaaacaaacttTAATAAACCTGAATGACAAAGATACAGATGAGGCAAAAGATGACACAGCAAcaaatcacaaacacaaacaaaaccaacTATTAGGAGAAAGTTCGGAAGGGTCAGTAGAGAACGAAGAGGATAAAAACCCCATTTATTTAATGAGGTCTTCATCCTTGTCGCTCTCTACTGACCCTTCCGAAGAAGAAGAGCTTCTTAAAGATGACGGTTCTCTAAATAGAAATGGAGAACTTTCAGACGGAGAAAACGATGAGCCTGAGAAACTAGAGCTTTTAGGCGAGCATGCAGATGTGTTGGAGAAAACATATAATTTGCTCTTTGATGAATAG